The sequence GCAACTGCTGCTGGGTAGCTTTACGTTTTTTGTCACATAAACGGTGGCGAACAGATGTAAAAGTTAAATTTTGAGTTAAAGTAGGCTAACGTTATGTGTAGTAACGTTAAAGCTACCTTCTCCCGCGTAGCATCAGCACCGGGTGTTTTTGACAGCGTCTCCATTAAAACGCAGCCAATCCGGACTGCCTCGCTTGTGCTGAACCTGGGagtaaaatatgcaaaatatgGTAATTTCCGTTTGAAGTAAAATTACAACCGAACTTGTTCTTAATTACGACTGACAGTCTGCTAGCTAAGCGCCGCTTTTAAGGCTGCCAGAgctgtgaaaagaaaacatcattTGACAAACTACACAATCCAGGGTTTCTGAGGAGTTTGAATGATATCAATACCAGCCCGGCCCGTTAGACGCTATCCAAATACACGTCAACGTTATGTTTGAGAGACAGGAAGACCGGCGCGTCTTAAGTATTGAAACAAACGCACACTATTTGTTTACCGGAAGTGTAGTTTTTATGCCACGGAGATTCTGCAGTTCAGAAAGGTGATGTTTCCGAATAAAACTACAATAACCCTCAGCCCTTTGTGAGAGTTGGGGCGAGTGTGTAGCCATGCCGGGTTTTTCTGACATGTTTACTGGCCTTGTGAGGAGGTGGGTTGCGAAGCATGCAAGCAACGTTAGAGTTTTCCCCACGTTGTAGTTTTTAGCATACACAACAAATATTAATCTAAGTTCAATAGACATGTGGTTTAGATTGGGTTCCGATATGTAAATGCAAGCTTAGTCCCTGTTAGCTATCGCATTGATAACGTTTCTTGCAAAAGtaaaagctaacgttaacttaacTCACCATTTTAGTAACTTAGGACGTTACGTTAACGTCATAAAGTTACTGTCAGTATATCTATGAGCTAGCTAACGTAACGACTTcgcttctttaactgtctatgcttcaCTTACGgttaattagctagctagctagctatcacACAGTAACAATATTATACCGTAACACAACGTTTTGTAGTGTGTCGTAAAGTATATTGTTTGGCGGCCTAGATATGCCTTTATTTCAGGAACTCGcccattttcttttatatttagtCCGTTATATTTCTCACGAATAACGCTCAGTCTGTTGATAAAATAATACTGACTTTATCATCGTGACTTATCCGTGATATGTGGTATTATCTCCTTAAATATCAACGTACTTTTTGTACAAATAAGTACTTTCCTAATGTGATTATTGTTATTCTGTAATATTTTGTAGCATGTCTAAACTGTATATTAgaagatatattttttaagatgTTCAGGGCTAAATGTATTTTCTGCAGAGGAAGCCTTTTGATGACCACCCGTCAGTGAGATCTTACTTCACCACATCATCATGTCTTCAGAGAACACCATGTGAgtttaatgcaaaaaaatgatGGTGATTGTGCTGGTTGGTACACAGTTCTCCAAATGACTGACCGATAATATACATTATCTAtataatttacatttatatgggTAGAAAACAATCACATGTGCGATCTGTATTTTTATATGATTgtgttttgtgctgttttttttgtagagaTGATGAGGATACCTTCAAGATCCTGATTGCTACAGACATTCACTTGGGTTACCTCGAGAAGGATGCCATCCGTGGCAATGACTCTTTTACCACTCTTGAGGAAATCCTGAAATGTGCTAAGACAAATCAGGTACATACAAGTTGATAGATGTGTATGTGGATGACTTAACAGTAAATCAGATTGATGCGATATCTCTGTCTGCTTGAATGGACATAACAAAGTCTACCTTTTCTAAATACCCACTGCTTTCTATTTTCTCATTGGTTTGCTTGCAGGTAGATTTCATCCTGCTGGGTGGGGATTTGTTCCACGACAACAAACCGTCCCGCCGATGCCTCCACCACTGCATCACTATGCTTAGACAATACTGCATGGGAGACACGCCCATACAGTTCAACATCCTCAGTGACCAGAATGTCAACTTCAACACCACCAAGTTAgttctgctgtgtttgtgtggttaatttaacaaaacattgtatTCCTGTTACACTAATGTTGTTATATGCGTGTATGGCTTGCTGTAGGTTCCCCTGGGTTAACTATCAGGATGAAAACCTGAACATCTCTATTCCTGCATTCAGCATTCACGGTAACCATGATGACCCAACTGGGGTGAGTTGTGAGTCCAGCATAAAAGGAATTATTAGACACAACACCAGATCTAAATAtctatacatttacatttgttttaatgtcacGTTTACTTTATTATCCTCAAGGCGGAAGGTTTGTGTGCGTTGGATCTGCTAAGTGCTTCTGGTCTTGTCAATCACTTTGGTCACTCCCAGTCAGTGGAGAGGATAGAGATTAGTCCCATCCTCATGCAGAAAGGCAAAACCAAGCTAGCCTTATTTGGTCTTGgtaagtgtttgttttgtgtgtcatAGTGCGCTGGTAATATCCATTCCTAACATAATCTGTTTTGAGAAGATTATGAAATGATTCATGTTCTGTTCTAAattatgtatgaatgtgtgtatagGCTCTATCCCAGATGAGCGCTTGTACAGGATGTTTGTCAACAACCAGGTCACAATGCTTCGCCCCAAAGAAGACCAAGATGAATGGTTTAACCTCTTCACCATCCACCAGAACAGgtaaatgtgtgttaatgttgttGGAAAGTCCAAACTGAACTAAAAGCTGTACATTTTAGAACAGCCACAGGAAATTTCAAAGCATTAGAGATATGTTTCGTCCACTGTGTGATACAGTACATACTGCATATTATCAATACGTGACTCAGTCCTAAGTGAGAATGCAGCAATTGTGTGGACATGAAAGCTCTGGCAGTAAAAAGTGTTTCTTAAAAGGGTGAATAATAGGTTGGTTCGCCACGGTGTGTTAATAGCTTGACATGTTCTCGAAGAATTAAGGCTTTACTTTGACTGCATTTTCTCTAAAAGTCAGGCCCTGCTAGTGGTTTAAGATATAAACTGCTACACTTTTCCAATGTTACTCAAcaccttgtgtttttgttttgaattgttGTCTTTTCTGTCTATTGCTTTTCTTTAGGAGTAAGCACGGACCCACTAATTACATTCCAGAGCAGTTCCTGGATGACTTTCTCGACTTGGTAGTGTGGGGTCACGAGCATGAGTGTTTGATTGCGCCAACCAGAAATGAACAACAGCTCTTCTATGTGACACAGCCTGGCAGCTCTGTAGCCACCTCCCTGTCCCCTGGAGAGGCAACCAAGAAGTACAGTGCATATGAATACAGTTatacatagacacacaaacaatagATAGTAAACTCTATGATCTGAGTGCGTTTTAAGTGCGTGATGAAGTAGCCAAAACACTGTGTGGATCTAGGCACATAGGGCTGCTGAGGGTGAACGGTCGTAAGATGAACCTGCAAAAGATCCCCCTGAAGACAGTGCGTCAGTTCTTCATCCAAGATGTTGTGCTGGCTGACTACCAAGACCAGTTCACACCGGATACACCCCAGGTCACAAAGAAGGTGGAGAACCTGTGCTACGCAAAGGTAACACGTAAAGTCACATACAACATACAGAGCCAGTCTTCCAGTCATCTTACCATTCTTGCCCTTCACCTGTCCCCTTATaggtttctctttttctttctctcactgtgtAGGTCACAGAGATGTTAGAGGAAGCTGAAAGAGAAAGACTTGGATGTCCGCTCACCCCGGAGAAACCTCTTATTCGCCTGAGGGTAGGATGGCGGACTTGCAGCGTGTCCACACGCCTTCCTATTTGCGCAACATTCAAATTCATCATCTTCATTGCCTTCCCCAGGTGGACTACAGTGGAGGCTTCGAGGCGTTCAACACTTCTCGCTTCAGTCAGAAGTTTGTGGAACGTGTAGCCAACCCAAAAGACATCATTCACTTTCTCAGACGCCGTGAGCAGAAGGAGGACATCAAAGGTCAGACAGCGGCTAAATACAATGCCATGGGTCGACGGTATCAATGTACAGTAGTGTCTATTTGACATGTTACCGTCTTTGTGTTTTGTAGATGAGGTCAATGTTGACTACGGAAAACTGTTAAAAACCACAGCAGTTGAGGGGCTGAGAGTGGAGGACCTGGTTAAACAGTACTTTGAGGCAACTGAACAGGTACGGCACACAGGGATTTACAATTCAAACTTACAAGGTGTCATGACACTTACGGTGTTTTTCTATTACGTAGTACCTGCTCAACTCTACTCACCTTTTTggtttttccattatgaaaaaaaagtacctggtaatTTACGTAATCAGTGACGTGGACTACGTCGATGAATCGTCCCAGCCCTAGTTTCCACTTTgtattctttttcttctcagaCAGTGCAGCTGTCCCTTCTGACTGAGAAAGGCATGGGGAAGGCCATCCAGGAGTTTGTGGACAAAGACGAGAAAGACGCCATTGAGGAGCTGATCACTTATCAGTTAGAGAAGACGCAACGCCACCTCCAAGTCCGAGGAGTAACCACGGAGCAGGATATAGACACCGAGGTAAGGGCTGAGGAGTGCATGGGAAATAGGGCTGAGGAAGTTAATGTTGTACGTCGTCATTATAAGAGTGCatgtttttatacttttttagaTCCGGCTATTCAGAGACTCCAAAAAGAAcaccacagaggaagagaatGAAATCAGTGAAGTAAGTGATTGCTCACAAGCCTGGAATTGTAGTGTTGTCTGTGTTATTTACCTGTGTGCGCcttatctctttctttttctcaggcTATCAACAGAGCCAAAGCTCTCCGTTTGGAGCGTGGCAGTGAGCCTGTTGACCCTGATCTATCCGGAGAGCTCGCTTTGGACTCTGACGAAGACTCAGTCCCATTACCTCCCCCCACACGAGGCAGAGGGCGAGGAGGCAGGGGTCGGGGAAGGGGGAGAGGTAAGTTATCATATTATCTGTCACAAATAAAGGCGCTTAGAGAGATGCACATTAGTAACGCAGATGTTCCAAAGGTTTATTTAATACTGTAAGCTTGGTACAAGGCAATGACTCAGAGCTGATACAGAGCGCTCAGTGTCTGACTGGCAGGTCACACCTTTGTGTAAGGGAAATGCAGAAGTATGCACAATTACCAATGCTAATGCAATGTGTACACACTAGTTAATTTGAAAGGAAATAAGAGAAATCGATTAATCACAATGTTCATCTATGATGGACAGCCTTGGTTGACTGAGGAGGATTCAATCAAGTAGACCTAGAGTGTAAGAGGTTAACTAATGCGACTTGTCAGGGACAGGTAGAGTGATTCGATTATAATGTGGAATTTAACACAGacaatgatgaatgatgaacaCTCTTTAAATGGCATATGACACTGACGATCTCATCGCACGGCATGACGCAGCTGTGCTTAgggtgtgtccaaatccacttttgctagtttgacggcagaaaaaaagagtctgggcacatggttcaaaagggttgtactcaGTGTCtacattaattcataggtgtgttttgagcgtaacatgcaataaaccattTAGAGGGTCATCTCCCAtttcctttaaaagccaggtgcgtttgtaccttggcacattgttattatgatggcggatttgcaccttaatgcttttatttctaatcttttgcgtgtgtgtgctgctaAAGTAACAAGTATAATGTGTGCGCGCTGTGCACAAGCCTAGGCACATTGtgctaatgcactgttaaataacaattaaatgCTCTGTTACTGACTTAAAACCAGGTTTTTCTTGGTCAATGGCacgatcactttctgctgccgcaagatagcaatacggcAATAATTCAGTTAAACAGACTTCTGTGTAAGACCAGAACGCACATGGGCGCAAAAATGGGCGCAAGTGCCTTTGCTAgcaaactagcaaagacacttgcgtcaggCTTTGCGCCGCGCCGGGTTCAAGATAAGACCCTAAATATTCAGTTATATTTAGGAGTCAAAATGAAGCTCGTAGCTAAACAAAAAACAGGTCCAAGAGGCGGAGAGTGGATAGACGTGGGGAGGGCCGGATGTAGCCTATAGTCTATGCTTGTCTCCTGTAACTGCActcacctgtcactcaaagcagAACACCCTTGATTATGCATAACTTTAAGCCTTAATGTAGTTTGAAAGGGGGATTTATAAAATCACCGTACAGTTGTCCTAATAGGGGgaaattagctttagctaacaTAACTGTGCGGTAAAGTTGGGCATGTTAACATGGGGGTCTATtggggttttgacttgcttttggGCCAGCCTCACCGGCTGCTTGATGAGAATGTTGTGCATTGCATCATATATCCTTGTTCTAAGCTGTTCATCTGTCCATCCAGGTGCAGCACCCTCTGAACCGAAGCCAGCCGGTCGGAGCCGTTCCCAGAAATCATTAACGACCCAGAGCAGGAGCATTATGCAAGGTAGGAGATTGCAAGATTATGTGTTAGTGTGATAATCTATAGACAAACAAGTTAATGTTCtgtatacaacattaacatgccGAGGCAACCGAGGCATCACAGAGAACGTGCAGAactcttattctattttatcaGTGTATGAATCTGTTCCATCTTTTCCTGCTCCTCATCTTTCAATGTCTTCCTtgatttcttctctcttctttatACCTCATTCTTTAGCATTTCAAGCTTCATCCCAGAGATCGTCTCGGACTTCATCCACAACATCTTATAAAGATGTAGAAGTAAGTCAATTCACGACAAAcaggtacagtatgtaaacTGCACCTCTTAACTTTGCTTCTCATCTTTATCCATTGCCAGATGACCATTGATGACTCGGATGACGACATACCTGTAAAGAAAGCTTCCCGACCCCCTCCAAGGTATGTCTGTGTTCGGTCCACAATGTGGTAGTAAGAAAGATCTGTACACGTAGCTGTCCATACTGCTTTTACCCACTCGGTCCCCAActtcatattttaaatttgcTTGTCATCATGTGTTTTAACTCGGCTCCTTCTCTGCTTACCACAGACCAGCGTCGTCGTCATCCTCCTTCACCAAGAACAGCTCTCAGAGCCAAAGCCAGTCATCTAAAGGAATTGCATTTGATGACAGCGATGATGATGAGGTAAAAAGAGATCAGAAAATGAAATTATGGAAATTAAAACTGATCTGGATTCCTGATCTCCTATGATGTTACATGCTTAACAGAAATATATACCCTACACTTAATCACCCATAATCCTTCTTATATTTGCTTGGCAAAAATGAACTTCACTATTTGAACTTTTCAGTTGTCCctgataaatgtgtttttttatcttcaactttttcttttgttgataCAGGATGATCCATTCAAAGGCCCCAGTCGTTCACGGAGATAaccaaaaatgcatttattatgTAACAGTTCATGTTAATTAGCAAGTGAGCTGCTGCTGTGTTGTTCTGAAGGATTTCAAGTGCATGTTTCAGTTTTCTCATTACTCAGTCTTCCTAATGTTGACAGTAAATAATTAAGTTGATCAGCTACTGCTTCAAGTAAAACTATTCAATCAATCTGTTGGTGAAAGGCATAGGTTAAAGGGGGACCAGGAGGAGTTGG comes from Etheostoma spectabile isolate EspeVRDwgs_2016 chromosome 3, UIUC_Espe_1.0, whole genome shotgun sequence and encodes:
- the mre11a gene encoding double-strand break repair protein MRE11 isoform X1, translated to MSSENTIDDEDTFKILIATDIHLGYLEKDAIRGNDSFTTLEEILKCAKTNQVDFILLGGDLFHDNKPSRRCLHHCITMLRQYCMGDTPIQFNILSDQNVNFNTTKFPWVNYQDENLNISIPAFSIHGNHDDPTGAEGLCALDLLSASGLVNHFGHSQSVERIEISPILMQKGKTKLALFGLGSIPDERLYRMFVNNQVTMLRPKEDQDEWFNLFTIHQNRSKHGPTNYIPEQFLDDFLDLVVWGHEHECLIAPTRNEQQLFYVTQPGSSVATSLSPGEATKKHIGLLRVNGRKMNLQKIPLKTVRQFFIQDVVLADYQDQFTPDTPQVTKKVENLCYAKVTEMLEEAERERLGCPLTPEKPLIRLRVDYSGGFEAFNTSRFSQKFVERVANPKDIIHFLRRREQKEDIKDEVNVDYGKLLKTTAVEGLRVEDLVKQYFEATEQTVQLSLLTEKGMGKAIQEFVDKDEKDAIEELITYQLEKTQRHLQVRGVTTEQDIDTEIRLFRDSKKNTTEEENEISEAINRAKALRLERGSEPVDPDLSGELALDSDEDSVPLPPPTRGRGRGGRGRGRGRGAAPSEPKPAGRSRSQKSLTTQSRSIMQAFQASSQRSSRTSSTTSYKDVEMTIDDSDDDIPVKKASRPPPRPASSSSSFTKNSSQSQSQSSKGIAFDDSDDDEEDDPFKGPSRSRR
- the mre11a gene encoding double-strand break repair protein MRE11 isoform X2 gives rise to the protein MSSENTIDDEDTFKILIATDIHLGYLEKDAIRGNDSFTTLEEILKCAKTNQVDFILLGGDLFHDNKPSRRCLHHCITMLRQYCMGDTPIQFNILSDQNVNFNTTKFPWVNYQDENLNISIPAFSIHGNHDDPTGAEGLCALDLLSASGLVNHFGHSQSVERIEISPILMQKGKTKLALFGLGSIPDERLYRMFVNNQVTMLRPKEDQDEWFNLFTIHQNRSKHGPTNYIPEQFLDDFLDLVVWGHEHECLIAPTRNEQQLFYVTQPGSSVATSLSPGEATKKHIGLLRVNGRKMNLQKIPLKTVRQFFIQDVVLADYQDQFTPDTPQVTKKVENLCYAKVTEMLEEAERERLGCPLTPEKPLIRLRVDYSGGFEAFNTSRFSQKFVERVANPKDIIHFLRRREQKEDIKDEVNVDYGKLLKTTAVEGLRVEDLVKQYFEATEQTVQLSLLTEKGMGKAIQEFVDKDEKDAIEELITYQLEKTQRHLQVRGVTTEQDIDTEIRLFRDSKKNTTEEENEISEAINRAKALRLERGSEPVDPDLSGELALDSDEDSVPLPPPTRGRGRGGRGRGRGRGAAPSEPKPAGRSRSQKSLTTQSRSIMQAFQASSQRSSRTSSTTSYKDVEMTIDDSDDDIPVKKASRPPPRPASSSSSFTKNSSQSQSQSSKGIAFDDSDDDEDDPFKGPSRSRR